The following coding sequences are from one Humulus lupulus chromosome X, drHumLupu1.1, whole genome shotgun sequence window:
- the LOC133806467 gene encoding suppressor protein SRP40-like, with translation MATTKVKRDSSSSSSTTTTATTTYVPGKKTQTSSNSHPRTSSTTSNSTKKAASSSLASTDDTSQKQVPNYLKPTKSSGPTFIKHPKNQDNHTNKPTLNRRRSFDKPPSPSGSFSLAHQKASERVLSNSSSFSSKTTSSPPPPRNLSSSKITAPPRATKPQTLYVKNAKTSKESFVRKEKGSTKSTSSSTTNKVVKPDGTVVKVDHDDQLIKATPPDDDHELIKSEDNVSHDDHGSDVVDYEHDPDIDHEINKLSPPCDISTVSDELVVKADHHDDPEVVNYDNNNNSNDGIEEKPDKLDSTDQEVEDIDPGDEHDSDQLLLEDGQENMNQNKLADHQDLEGTNNIIAGDDHRESKADDDQIVLVKEKDTNKANVEKVTTATNQETGSVNIEENKFINIICDDHDHDHVDHHLKEQEHAVEEVAKPVGASPALVPVAAAAVKRQGKKESQAYNDVIEETARKLLEKRKNKVKALVGAFETVIDYESK, from the coding sequence ATGGCAACTACAAAGGTCAAAagagatagtagtagtagcagtagtactaCTACAACAGCTACTACTACTTATGTGCCTGGGAAGAAGACACAAACATCTTCAAATTCCCACCCTAGAACTAGCAGCACTACTAGTAATTCTACTAAAAAAGCTGCTTCTTCTTCTTTGGCTTCCACAGATGATACCAGTCAGAAACAAGTCCCTAACTATCTCAAACCCACAAAGAGCTCTGGCCCCACTTTCATTAAACACCCCAAGAATCAAGATAATCACACCAATAAGCCAACCCTCAACAGAAGAAGGTCTTTTGACAAGCCACCTTCGCCTTCGGGATCATTCTCATTGGCCCATCAAAAGGCTTCAGAGAGAGTTCTGTCAAACTCCTCATCTTTCTCATCCAAAACCacttcttctcctcctcctccGAGAAACCTTTCCTCATCAAAGATTACTGCTCCTCCTAGAGCTACCAAACCTCAGACTTTGTATGTCAAGAATGCGAAAACGAGCAAAGAAAGTTTTGTTAGGAAGGAAAAAGGTTCAACCAAGAGTACTAGTAGTAGTACTACTAATAAAGTTGTTAAACCTGACGGTACAGTGGTTAAGGTTGATCATGATGATCAACTGATTAAAGCTACTCCACCAGATGATGACCATGAACTGATCAAATCAGAAGATAACGTTAGTCATGATGATCATGGCAGCGATGTTGTTGATTATGAGCATGATCCGGACAttgatcatgagattaataagCTTAGCCCACCTTGTGATATTTCCACTGTCTCAGATGAACTGGTAGTAAAAGCTGATCATCATGATGATCCTGAAGTTGTTAATTATGATAACAACAACAATAGTAATGATGGGATCGAAGAGAAGCCTGACAAACTAGATAGTACTGATCAGGAAGTAGAGGATATTGATCCAGGAGATGAACATGACAGTGATCAATTATTATTAGAAGATGGTCAAGAGAATATGAATCAAAACAAATTAGCTGATCATCAAGATCTAGAAGGTACGAACAATATTATTGCAGGTGATGATCATCGGGAATCAAAAGCAGATGATGATCAAATAGTACTGGTCAAAGAGAAAGATACCAACAAAGCAAACGTTGAGAAGGTAACTACAGCTACAAATCAAGAAACCGGATCAGTTAATATTGAAGAAAACAAATTCATTAACATTATTTGTGATGATCATGATCATGATCATGTTGATCATCATCTGAAGGAACAAGAACATGCAGTGGAGGAAGTGGCAAAGCCTGTAGGGGCATCACCGGCACTGGTACCAGTGGCGGCGGCTGCTGTGAAGAGACAAGGGAAGAAGGAATCTCAAGCTTACAATGATGTAATAGAAGAGACTGCAAGGAAGCTGTTGGAGAAGAGAAAGAACAAGGTTAAGGCATTGGTTGGCGCCTTTGAAACTGTTATTGATTATGAATCTAAATAA